CCTTGTGACGAAAGATCTGGCGTATACCAGAATAGGATTCTCAAGAGATCAGCGAAGTTTTACCATCAATTTCAACTGGGTTCCTTTCGGACAATATAAAGTGTATGATTTCTTTATCGGGATCAAGGCCAACATCTTAAGCGACGCGTTGAAGTATAAAGACAGAAGTTTTACGCAGCCTAATGCACCTTTCTAATATCAGATTGACAATTGTAAATATAAATTTTATATTTGCAACCAAAATAAATTCTAATGAAAAATATAATTAACACAGTTAATGCACCTGCAGCCATCGGACCTTATTCACAAGCTAACATGGCTAACGGAGTTTTATATATATCAGGACAGATTCCTGTAGATCCGGCAACCGGTAAGCTGGTAGAAGGAATTGAGAAGGAAACACACCAGGTGATGAAAAACCTGGAAGCAATTCTTACAGAGGCCGGAATGACTTTCAAAAACGTTGTGAAAGCTACTATCTTCCTTAAAAGCATGGACGATTTTGCAGTAATGAATGATATTTATGCTTCTTATCTTGATG
The Chryseobacterium sp. W4I1 DNA segment above includes these coding regions:
- a CDS encoding RidA family protein — translated: MKNIINTVNAPAAIGPYSQANMANGVLYISGQIPVDPATGKLVEGIEKETHQVMKNLEAILTEAGMTFKNVVKATIFLKSMDDFAVMNDIYASYLDAESYPARETVQVSCLPKNVDIEISMIAHQD